One stretch of Armigeres subalbatus isolate Guangzhou_Male chromosome 2, GZ_Asu_2, whole genome shotgun sequence DNA includes these proteins:
- the LOC134214423 gene encoding uncharacterized protein LOC134214423 gives MEKQLSRYLHFNGYLVFGCTLLIVFYESVSLVRQTLYYEQLPEVFQENTFIRRCLVGRWIAAIVWLVALAAYFMALKWKDANFLKPAKLLFCIDFLVILVEDTIRTCRGDGDERFIRDEQCLIVYLVTVAYVMYTLNTLQALFHRIHLEAKSRQSKLNLISCASTGCAVEIKT, from the exons ATGGAGAAGCAACTGTCGCGATATCTCCATTTCAATGGATATCTGGTGTTCGGTTGTACGCTGTTGATCGTGTTTTACGAATCGGTTTCACTGGTGAGGCAAACGCTGTATTACGAGCAACTTCCGGAAGTATTTCAGGAAA ATACGTTTATCAGGAGATGCTTGGTAGGGCGATGGATTGCGGCAATCGTTTGGTTGGTTGCCCTTGCGGCGTATTTCATGGCACTGAAATGGAAAGATGCTAATTTTTTAAAGCCAGCCAAATTACTTTTCTGCATCGATTTTCTTGTGATTTTGGTAGAGGATACGATTCGAACGTGCAGAGGCGATGGGGACGAAAGATTCATAAGAGATGAGCAATGCCTGATCGTTTATTTGG ttACTGTTGCCTACGTGATGTATACTCTGAACACACTTCAAGCCTTGTTTCATCGGATACATTTGGAAGCGAAAAGCAGACAGAGTAAACTTAATTTGATCAGCTGTGCCAGCACAGGTTGTGCAGTGGAAATAAAAACGTGA